The Streptomyces sp. HSG2 genome has a segment encoding these proteins:
- a CDS encoding shikimate kinase, whose protein sequence is MSRPVLVLVGPMGVGKSTVGQSLAERLGVAYRDTDADVVAGDGRSISEIFVEEGEPAFRALEKRAVRTALDEHKGVLALGGGAVLDQETRESLARQRVVYLSMGVEEAVRRTGLNVARPLLAVNPRKQWRELMEARRPLYEEVATAVVPTDGRTPGEVTRAVLDALELRDA, encoded by the coding sequence GTGAGCCGTCCGGTGCTGGTGCTGGTCGGACCGATGGGGGTGGGCAAGTCCACCGTCGGGCAGTCGCTCGCCGAGCGGCTCGGCGTGGCCTACCGTGACACTGACGCCGACGTGGTCGCCGGCGACGGACGTTCCATCTCGGAGATCTTCGTGGAGGAGGGGGAGCCCGCCTTCCGCGCCCTGGAGAAGCGCGCGGTGCGCACCGCTCTGGACGAGCACAAAGGAGTCCTCGCCCTCGGGGGCGGGGCGGTGCTCGACCAGGAGACCAGGGAGTCGTTGGCCCGGCAGCGGGTCGTGTACCTGTCCATGGGCGTCGAGGAGGCCGTGCGGCGCACCGGTCTGAACGTCGCCCGACCGCTCCTGGCGGTCAATCCACGCAAGCAGTGGCGCGAGCTGATGGAGGCCCGCCGCCCCCTGTACGAGGAGGTCGCCACCGCGGTCGTGCCGACCGACGGGCGCACCCCCGGGGAAGTCACCCGGGCCGTACTCGACGCACTGGAGTTGAGGGACGCATGA
- the aroB gene encoding 3-dehydroquinate synthase — MSEAVTRIGIGGTEGVEPYDVLVGRRLLGELAGLVGERAARVAVIHPEALAETGEALRADLMGQGYEAVAVQVPNAEEAKTAEVAAYCWKALGTSGFTRTDVVVGVGGGATTDLAGFVAATWLRGVRWIAIPTTVLAMVDAAVGGKTGINTAEGKNLVGSFHPPAGVLCDLAALESLPVNDYVSGLAEVVKAGFIADPRILELIEADPRGARGPDGPHTAELIERSIRVKADVVSADPRESGRREILNYGHTLGHAIEKNERYTWRHGAAVAVGMHFAAELGRLAGRLDDATADRHRSVLEAVGLPLHYRHDQWPRLLETMKVDKKSRGHLLRFIVLDGLAKPVVLEGPDPAVLLAAYGEVGR; from the coding sequence ATGAGCGAGGCTGTCACCCGCATCGGCATCGGAGGCACCGAGGGAGTCGAGCCGTACGATGTCCTGGTCGGCCGGCGGCTCTTGGGCGAGCTGGCCGGTCTGGTCGGCGAGCGGGCCGCTCGGGTCGCCGTGATCCACCCCGAGGCGTTGGCGGAGACGGGCGAGGCGCTGCGGGCCGACCTGATGGGGCAGGGCTACGAGGCCGTCGCCGTCCAGGTGCCGAACGCGGAGGAGGCCAAGACCGCCGAGGTGGCCGCCTACTGCTGGAAGGCACTGGGCACCTCCGGGTTCACCCGCACCGATGTGGTCGTCGGCGTCGGCGGAGGGGCCACGACCGATCTGGCCGGCTTCGTGGCCGCCACGTGGCTCCGCGGCGTGCGATGGATCGCGATCCCCACCACCGTGTTGGCCATGGTGGACGCGGCGGTCGGCGGCAAGACCGGGATCAACACGGCGGAGGGGAAGAACCTCGTCGGCTCCTTCCACCCACCGGCCGGCGTGTTGTGCGACCTCGCGGCCCTGGAGTCGTTGCCCGTCAACGACTACGTGTCGGGCCTGGCGGAGGTCGTCAAGGCCGGTTTCATCGCCGACCCGCGGATCCTGGAGCTGATCGAGGCGGATCCCCGGGGCGCCCGAGGCCCGGACGGGCCGCACACGGCCGAACTGATCGAGAGGTCGATCCGAGTCAAGGCCGACGTCGTCTCGGCCGATCCGAGGGAGTCCGGGCGGAGGGAGATCCTCAATTACGGCCACACCCTCGGCCACGCGATCGAGAAGAACGAGCGGTACACCTGGCGGCACGGGGCGGCTGTCGCCGTCGGCATGCACTTCGCGGCCGAGCTCGGGCGTCTGGCGGGCCGGCTGGACGACGCGACCGCCGACCGGCACCGCAGCGTGCTCGAAGCGGTCGGATTGCCGCTGCACTACCGACACGACCAGTGGCCCCGACTGCTGGAGACGATGAAGGTGGACAAGAAGTCGCGAGGGCACCTGCTGCGTTTCATCGTCCTGGACGGACTGGCCAAACCCGTCGTGCTGGAAGGCCCCGACCCGGCGGTCCTCCTCGCCGCCTACGGCGAGGTCGGCCGGTAG
- a CDS encoding AAA family ATPase has protein sequence MEHAVGGPLPPPHRHGPDPIGGRPARTAEVSPTPTPRTPEAGGALPRPPPGTRRPVPSPDVGPARRLPGRRPPAPRPAAGPLAVLLIGPAGAGKTSVARYWADHRPTPTAHVSLDDVREWVRSGFADPRSGWGPDSETQYRLARRTCGFAARNFLANGVSCVLDDAVFPDRPTVGLGGWRRHVGPGLLPVVLLPGLDVVLDRNARRSGTRRLDDEDIARIHGRMAGWYGSGLPIIDNSRLDVPGTARMLDEVLAGSGAPARC, from the coding sequence ATGGAGCACGCGGTGGGGGGTCCGCTGCCGCCACCCCACCGGCATGGACCCGATCCGATCGGTGGTCGGCCCGCTCGGACGGCGGAGGTCTCGCCCACCCCGACGCCTCGGACGCCGGAAGCCGGCGGGGCGCTGCCACGACCACCCCCCGGGACACGACGCCCCGTACCGTCCCCCGACGTCGGGCCCGCGCGGCGCCTCCCGGGGCGCAGGCCGCCTGCGCCGCGCCCCGCCGCCGGCCCTCTAGCGGTCCTCCTCATCGGCCCCGCCGGCGCCGGCAAGACCAGCGTCGCCCGGTACTGGGCCGACCACCGACCGACGCCCACCGCCCACGTCAGTCTCGACGACGTCCGGGAGTGGGTTCGCTCCGGTTTCGCGGACCCCCGGTCCGGCTGGGGCCCGGATTCCGAGACCCAGTACCGACTGGCCCGCCGCACCTGCGGCTTCGCCGCGCGGAACTTCCTCGCCAACGGCGTCTCCTGCGTGCTCGACGACGCTGTCTTCCCCGACCGTCCCACGGTCGGCCTCGGCGGTTGGAGGCGTCATGTCGGTCCCGGCCTGCTGCCCGTCGTCCTGCTGCCGGGCCTCGACGTCGTCCTCGACCGGAACGCCCGCCGCTCGGGCACCCGACGACTCGACGACGAGGACATCGCCAGGATCCACGGCCGCATGGCCGGTTGGTACGGTTCCGGACTGCCGATCATCGACAACTCCCGCCTCGACGTGCCGGGCACCGCGCGGATGCTCGACGAGGTGCTCGCCGGCAGCGGGGCTCCAGCCCGGTGCTGA
- a CDS encoding aminopeptidase P family protein → MAEVYAARRARLRDHCTAGGGAAALISRPANVRYLAGGAPGHAVLLVGRSEGQDLLLCPESAEDRLARERTDERLRVRPLDLSARDPVVAAAETVAASGTDTLAVEEHHLTVARHQALRGAAPGLRLTDLGRAVEQHRVVKDEEEISCLRIGAEIADQALGELLESILVGRTERHLALELERRLIDHGADGPAFPTSVAAGPHAGRAGHRPTDRRVEEGDFLSVCLGATYRGYRCEIGRTFVIGTSPADWQIELYDLVFAAQRAGREALLPGVSCRDVDRAARQVLDAAGHAERLTSATGHGVGIEIAEDPRLTPTAMGKLDACVPVTVEPGVHLPGRGGVRIDDTLVVRPEADGGPELLTITTKELLAL, encoded by the coding sequence ATGGCAGAGGTGTACGCGGCCCGCCGGGCCCGCCTGCGCGACCACTGCACCGCCGGTGGCGGCGCGGCGGCACTGATCTCCCGCCCCGCCAACGTGCGCTATCTCGCGGGCGGTGCGCCGGGACACGCCGTGCTGCTGGTCGGTCGGAGCGAGGGGCAGGACCTGCTCCTCTGCCCGGAGTCGGCGGAGGACCGCCTCGCCCGGGAGCGCACCGACGAGCGGCTCCGGGTGCGCCCGCTCGACCTGTCCGCCCGGGATCCGGTGGTAGCCGCCGCCGAGACGGTCGCGGCGTCCGGCACGGACACCCTCGCGGTGGAGGAACACCATCTCACCGTCGCCCGGCACCAGGCCTTGCGTGGGGCCGCCCCGGGGCTGCGCCTGACGGACCTCGGCCGCGCGGTCGAACAGCACCGGGTGGTCAAGGACGAGGAGGAGATCTCGTGCCTGCGCATCGGCGCCGAGATCGCCGACCAGGCCCTCGGCGAGCTGCTCGAATCCATCCTGGTCGGTCGCACCGAGCGGCACCTGGCCCTGGAGCTGGAGCGGCGACTGATCGACCACGGCGCCGACGGCCCGGCCTTCCCCACCTCGGTCGCGGCGGGCCCCCACGCCGGCCGCGCCGGTCATCGCCCCACCGACCGGCGAGTGGAGGAGGGGGACTTCCTGTCCGTCTGCCTCGGAGCCACCTACCGCGGCTACCGTTGCGAGATCGGCCGCACCTTCGTCATCGGCACCTCGCCCGCCGACTGGCAGATCGAACTCTACGATCTCGTCTTCGCGGCCCAGCGCGCGGGCCGCGAAGCGCTGCTGCCCGGCGTCTCCTGCCGTGACGTGGACCGCGCCGCGCGGCAGGTGCTGGACGCGGCCGGTCACGCGGAGCGCCTGACCTCGGCCACGGGACACGGTGTCGGAATCGAAATCGCGGAGGACCCTCGGCTGACCCCGACGGCCATGGGTAAACTGGACGCTTGCGTGCCGGTCACCGTCGAGCCGGGGGTCCACCTCCCGGGACGGGGCGGTGTCCGGATCGACGACACGCTCGTCGTGCGCCCCGAGGCGGACGGCGGACCCGAGCTACTCACCATCACGACCAAGGAACTGCTCGCGCTCTAG